The genomic window GATTTATTACAAGCGAAATCAATTGAATACATTTATCGCAAGCATACCACGTATGTGAAAAGGATACTCTTTCTTTGCATGCTAAATCGTCACAGCACAGAGTTTTAGTAtactattgaaaatatatttaaaatatcgttACGGTTTTACAAGTAAGTAAGCACTACAAAAGTTAATACATTTTCTTGTAtaatttactttttcttttatttctctaAGTAATCTATAGTCACGCGAATTCAAGAAACGCAGCGGCGATGAGCATTTTACACATTCACGCTACGAAAAACTATCCAATGATGGACAAGAATTtgataaatttatcaaatttacAATTTATATAGGTAACAAAATTGTACGTCATGGATAGGAGGATATTGACCTATTGATTGACTGTATTAATTTTAATCAGTACTATAGCGCGAGCACAATCGCTtagagctttaaaaaaaaaaattaaatagtacaaaatgtttattttaaatgTCTCAAATGTAAACGctgaatatagtttttaaaaactaGAATTTTTAAtgctactatgtatgtatatattattgtcTATACAATATGTTTGTAAGTATATGTATGCCTGTATCTAATTTTACTATTCATTAATATAAATGCGTTGAATTATggtaaatggtgcttgttaccgggtcTATATGCGGCAATGGAGCAACGTGAAGCATTTGGAAGATTATATACACGCTTAATATTTTTAGTTTCTTGATATTTTAGGGATTACTTCTTAAAAAATGTATCATTTAATTATTTTAGTATATATATGAATGTTAAATCAAAGATCTTTAACAAATTGTTCGATGTATTTTAATGcaacaaaaatatgtacatacatatgtataatatgcATGTAGTATGAAGATTAATGAAAATGCAAGCTTACTATGTAGTAGGGCAtgtttttctttcaattattttttgtttgaataaTCAATTTGGAGCTTCCTCACAAAATGTTTTTCTGAGACTAAAACTCATTTCCGTGTAAACattagattgatatttattattaatatgtttacatactttttgatttcacaataaattaaaaatatcacTATTTCATTTCACAGAAAGAATTTGTAATGTATTAATtcgtaaaatgtttgaaaaaactgcgaaatatgaaattttcacaacAAATTAAATTCGTCTTTGCTCTAACAACCAGGAGGCTTTTGTATCAATTTCGGTTTTAGactggatctggtatcggtacctgctatggcaaaagttctgtTTGGAGTGTTTCCGTATCGGTTATACTCCGGTTTTGTTTTCTTGTCATCCCCTTTTTTCTATGTATTGCCCTGAAAATAACCATAATTTTAATAATATGGAGGATATAAATAATCAAAAAGTAAATTTATaatatgtaaaacataattgtctagcaaatttttctcttggtggccctgataagggccgttttgcgtagGTATAATTGATTAgcaattttttctctttgttgattactggtggccctgataagggtcgTTTTGCGTAGGTATAATTGATTAGCAATTTTTTCTCTTTGGTGAttagtggtggccctgataagggccgtttttcGTATCGTCAGGGTTGTGCTGAAATagagatataatttttatttgagtaaaataattCTAAATCTTTCTTTTACCAGATTATAGGGTTACTTTACTCATTTTTTTGTTTCGCATTACTCGCGACTTTGCTTTCTCTACCTTTAAGCGGTTATTCAAATGCCGTATTCGGAAAAAGATGCGGCacctgatgttgttgctagtgttgatactggttcccaaataaacgaagtcttttactatttcgaaattatggctgccaacagtagcgtggttgccaaggcgcgtatgcgctgactctttgctggatgacagcaggtacttcgttttgtcctcattcaccatcaacccaacaaaaagaataatcaaatatgcttacctttgatgatcaaaaactgaatatagtttttcaatcacattttggaatcatatttgaatcaaatgtgtttactttaggtgatcaaaaatttataatcatttttcattgagctttctgaatcttttatgaatatatttgttgacggaataatgaattttatacttattgaaattttacttttcattaaaaatcttattttttcgcatacacatattttttcatgaagctaagaaaaaatatataaaaaaagatattattcaagacaaaaataatgtaatgctgctcgtgaacgaagatttctcTAACCATTTCtctccttcagcttcccagaaaatacataatgattggacaatacataggttgtgagctatttgaaccccaggtaagtgaaactatcttgacatacctggatacggcttcaacatcccgtaacgtatccgtattttaagatgcagacgataatgctgatgctggatgttgtagtcgcaggtgtatatcggtcaagtttgttagCAATATTTCTTTTCAATTCTTCATTCTCCTCACGTAGCTTAAGATTTTCCACCCTCAAGCGGGTAATTTCTAACTCCATTGCGCACTGGAGTAATATTTcactaaataatttaaatttatatgagGTATTAGAAAGACTAAAATGTAAAGTGAATAAACTACGGGAacttactgcgtctgggtttcacagCTTATTTGTTGAACATCAtgtatatccgtttgtgtgctgcagttTTTCCATGCCAAGTATTGGCTTTTCGCTCCAAAGGTgtcacttaaacaaaaaaaaaccaaacatgtagaagggactttatcaaATAACTTGCATATATTATCTTACTTTTCTTTCATGTTAGAGATGAAAGGTTCctttgtagcggcgaaagtattgtccgaaaTTTTGGTAGATCACCGTAGGAGTTACGGTTGGGGACGACGAGACAACTTTCGTTTTTAACAAACTCTCGATTAGTACTCCtaagtcataaataaaattatatttaattttttatcttgCACCAATCGGGAAAGTGAATACTTACATAAAAGCCGGTAAATATAGCGACGGAGTGGAgatgggcatcaaatttactctctgcgCCCCCACAATAAGGTCAGAGACTTGAAAATGGAGCGAGTAACTGAAGCAATTTTGCGGAAACTTAACGCCACACGCTTTTTCGCAATTGTTCCTCTTACTTGGATCTTGCGGAACTGTGAAAAGCTTCACACCCGCTTTCTCCCTTCTAATATTGCACAAACAACACTTTCCCATATTTAAATATACACAAAACTTAagtaaattattttttcttttcttacaaacatttgcaaaacatttaaagacCACTGCGTAGTaagaaattttcacatcaaacgtatataaacaaaaaatgtaaacataaacaaagtttgacattttatgaccaccttcgaatgaaaaaacatgtaaaatgcaactctgatgcgtttacctggtaattgtaccatggagCAGACCCAACCACTTCCAATAATTCCATCCGTATCCACGCGTATATTATGTTCTGccatctctttcgaagctcagccACGGGACTATATCCCTACAAGACGCCGGTAACCAGTTCACttcattcaaagcttttttcgctctccactaacacatcgacgttttatgctgtcatcgaaatgacagttcattaattattccggaaaacattgaaacgcaaaaaaaaaatatatttgtttgcaacgtaaatatcttgtgcttttagttgtgacatgtgacggaaattaaaaattttgttgcagagaacacctttttgcgttggcggccttcgcccaaaataacattaagttaattttagttttttatacaattagaaaacgtttcatttgttgcgctagttgaaaaatgaatattgcgcagtgctgcaatgagttgagctggtcttgcaactaaaatataaaaattataaatactatggaaaataaacgcttctggtgcgaatTTTTccacttatactgtgaattaccagcactgtacAGCactttatacaattaaaacacatgtttcatttgttgcgctacattaaaaatgaatattgcgcagtgtttttgagccgtgtatgtcaaaattttcatttgcacaaattccgtcgttttatatttgcgcatggcttttgtgtcatgtatgggccgtctaagaAAAAAGGATGTAAGGTATGTGGGCGATAAAAAGAACGCAGATGCAAACACTTACGCTTCTCTTTTGTAACTGCAGCGGGGGAACCAATGATTATAGGTGCTCGACCAATAGCAAATGTTGTGCTACTTATATTTGAAGTCAATGTTTGTGCGTGTGTAGCTGCATTAATAGTCATTGTGGTGCTACTGATATTTTTCGTCATTCCATCTGTGGGCGGCCCATTTTAATTAAGCACGTCAGAGGCGCTGCGCTTCAAAAATGGGGTTTTGGATGGGTTCGCTAACAGCCTTGTACTGCTATCAGAGCGCGCTTGCAGCAGGCTCTTCAAATAAAACGTAATGTCCTATCCGATTCTGGCTCCATTGGCTCATTCACTTGCTTAGCTGCTGTCGTTTGGTCACAAATTGCTTGAAACTCATTTTCATTCTCTTCGAATTTTTGCACAAATTCATCTGCATctgcaaaatgaaaaaaagtgaataaaacAAGACTAAGTATAAAGAAACAGCTCATTACCTTTCTTTTGCGTTAAATATCAGAAAACCAACTTTATttgttgattttctttttttccagcatgttgtttgttttttgttttcgacGTAAAAAATAGTGTCATATCTCTTCGTACATCAGTTTTGACAGCAGAAATTGAAAgaccgattgacagtttatgttccagcggcaacaacaaaatacacgggagggttgcatttttgctaatgcttctacctggtaattgtaccatggtctGCTCTTTACTGTGTCGACCCGGAAATAACTAGATCTTagaggctgccagattactgcagcatttttcaggcggaaattatagcaaagaagaaagcagcagaaattctggaggaggcgtgcttaagctgtagtcgcgtcaatatatacatttatagtcaggctgcaattaaggcaataatctcacacagtacttcatcaagaagtgttctggaatccTTCGATTAGGCCGgcccatacatctttactgggttcccggtcataaagggatagaaggtaacgaaaagaccgatgagttgacaaaggagggtgcaacactcactGAGTCGACGATAGCCGTccaaatccgtttgggagaaatcaaaaggagacaggagttgcatatgatcaatCAATCGGGAAAGgggtggacaaaagcgcggggctacaaaatttctaagatcatgtacaaagcctacgatattaggctcacaaagtggctcatatctttaaaaatagaagacttaaggctcacattgagcatactgactggacactgccttctggcgtgacaTGCTTGCAAGTTAGTTcttgtcagtaacagcaagtgcaggaagtgtgagctgtaggaagaaacggttgagcacgttctgtgttcgtgtcctgcgctcgccaggtaaAGGCTCCatctattaggggcggcagagttgctagatctcgaggcagcagataagctgggtcctagaaaactgcatATATGTCCTGGAACctgtttggggttcttccgtttgatcGTCAAATAAATTCTTGTAAAACTATGgaaacattcagtctatgtgaggtctttattggccggcCAATTTAACCTAACCTGGCAGTTGTAAAGAAATGAAAATGACTGTATTTAGGAGTTTTATGAATGAagtttgcaattctatttgagcgGGAGTGTTCTTAAATTTTTCGGTATTTCGttaatatggcggccaccgtggtgtgatggtagcgtgctccgcctaccacaccgtatgctctgggttcgcaccccgggtaaagcaacatcaaaattttagaaataaggtttttaaattagaagaaaatttttctaagcggggtcgcccctcggcagtgtttggcaagcgctccgggtgtatttctgccatgaaaagctctcagtgaaaactcatctgcctggcagatgccgttcggagtcggcataaaacatgtaggtcccgtccggccaatttgtagggaaaatgaagaggagcacgacgcaaattggaagagaagctcggccttagatctcttcggaggttatcgcgccttacatttattttttttttatttcgttaatatcttttaaagGACGCAAAATTCAAAatgcgtcttttaacacctcttcCAAAATTGGTGGAGAGGACCATAGTACAATTGTATCATGGAGAGAACTGTTGGTTGTTCCAGAGCAGTGGTCGTCagttagtgaaataattattagcGCTCACTTCACACACATTATGATGGGTAacctcatggctcaactatatggttggctcatctcagcagctgattttatttttttcatttcactggtatagggattgtcaaaaggaggcGGAAAACGcgaaatgtaaccaacacattgataATAATTTACTgcctattttttataaaaaaagtagtttcacatcactttaaatttattttttttttagtaaatgcatctaatttagcgACATTATTTTCTagcaacaaacaagaattgcaaagttttagGTTTTCTCTTCATTCCATTCGCTTAACACCAACTtgctgattttgacaatctgaacaaaggtatgttgttactgtagagatgagccaaccatatagttgagccatgggtAACACttgggccgttccattggtttatcgagttctggctctggctcaaatctcattggaacgatctggatcaacttcatgagagctggcagcactaatataaaacatctgttttgtagaaaataagaagaaacgtacacaaaattttaagattgatagaattattaacatttaaatagtttcgcatgtaagcaaactttttattttccttacatcatcttcaagttgtttactctttcagtgtttttgcttttaaatatggcgagatcttttatgtatacacaaatgtacacgtatttagttcaactatgtggttggctcatctcaccagctgattttatttttttcatttcactggagaagggattgtcagaaggagatggcaaacttaaaaagaaaccaacgaatttacaacattttcttactacttagaaatgctgctaagttttatgttttcattccattccattcgtctaacacaccaacacgctaattttggcaatgtgaacaaaggtatgttattgctgtagagatgagccaaccatatagttgagccatgagtgctaccaactcaaaagtggttagctggttagctgtcaaaaaatctactacagaaaacgaaacgaacagaactgctatacggatcaaaattgaaccagataaaagtgggactcatgaaagcatataaacttataaggtgtaaaattatatccatttacacacgctgttatatgaacgcacctagtaatactcttgataaacttgattgtttatcagatgtattattgccaaacaaaaattttagattgttatacaaattaaaaaaagccaagattaagtgaaaaatcaaaactaaaacgtctgtactaagatattcttgtaaatgacttgctaatgttggagatttctgatgaaaatgcctgctgtaatgtctgcaaggttgcattcctttgagtttaccgcgtttacacaatgaaatgtgcgcgtaaatttatacaaattttgcaaattatttttcatacaaaatttgacagctcgtttactcactagataaatttatacgtttacacactttataaggcatttatacggttacatgagtcgcCCTAAATATCAGGAtcgcaacgttgttgttgcatttgcatgttaaatttgtatccgtatctcgctcaagtctcaatggaacgtaactctTTACAATGTATTGCGGAAAAAGGTATATCGACAGTTTGCCACCACTAgcaatattatttgaaaatttattttagcgATTTTTTCGCGCAAGTACAATTTTTTATCTGCAGAAAGAACAGTTAAGAGATTCATATACCAGTTTGAGGAACCATAATGAGTGACTTGTTGCGGGCTGAGCTAGAAAACGCACAACTTTGTTTACTGGAAACATATGAATTGGCTGCTTCATATGGGGATAATGGTAAGCATTTTATAAACCCTTGCATGCTTATACATAATACGTTACTATAAATTAAAGAGGACAAAGACATGGATAAGTTTCTAAACTTGATGGAACGTCTATGTCAAATCCGTGATGATGGCTTACGCAACGAGAACGCTCTGGCAGTGGCCATGGAAGAGCGTAGTGTTGCTGATTTTGTTGCTATGTTTCAGCGGGAATTGGCAAAGGGCAATTCTAAAAAATGTCAACCTAAAAAGACACGCGAATACAAAGCATTCCACGATCGTTTGAATGAAATCGCGAATTCCGGTGAAACTAGTACAAGTGGTGGTGGTGGCAATGGCGGTAGAACATCTACTGATGGCATTGAAATGGAAATACATGTTAATTTAGATGATCCTCTAACAAAAAGGCGAATGGTGGATCCAGTAAAGAATACGCTATGCGGTCATGTTTATGAGAAATCCAGTATAAGAGATGCGATACAAATCAACCCTCGATTGCGGTTTGTTTAAAGATAAAGTCTACTTAATCGTACCTAAATTAAActtgtattttattttcagctgTCCAGTTGCTGGTTGCGGTAATAACCAATATATTAGTGAAGCGCATTTAAAACCAGACAATGCATTAAAATTACATCTCCAACGCATAGCCGATGCCCAAGAAAATGAATGAGTAACATAGAAAAATGCGAAATTactttaatttgtttattatattttttcacacacacaaataaaatgaattttacaacAAATTatcaaataattgttttcttaaaGAAGTCTCAAGCGACAATTTGGTGCGCCACATTGACAGTATAAAACTTTACCGGGTACAACACCAACTTCATAATTGTAATTCCATGTTAGTTCTGTACCAGCACGAATATTTGTAGATGAAAAGAACGCTACCCAAGGAAAACGCAAGTCGTGTGTATCGACAAATACATTTTGTACGAAAAGGTTTGGTGAACAAGAATGCTATAAATAAAAGACAGTTATATGTAAATATTCGATAAATATTATATAAGCGTAATTACGTTGAAGTAACGTCCAAGATTTCCAATAACTTTTGCATCCATCACATAACAAGCCTCATCCTTACCAAATAGAGTACGTATAGACCTGGTAGAAAAGATTAGAAAAGTAGCAAATAATTGAAGATATTTAAGTTCGTAAACAGTCGATAACATGATCACTATTTGTTTGCAGTATGAtagataaaattttgaaattagaaCTACAAATCGTTTTTAACTTGGAATCAATGACTGACGCCATCAAGTCTTCCTGCACATGCCTCTCCCAATAGGAacctatgttgttgtttttgtagtaaaaaaaaaCGCTCCCCGAAGGTCGCTGTTCTTACTAAATATGCACTAAATTTGACTTACGATTCACGACCCGAGTCTTCTTTCATATCTGCATTTGGATTGAAATTGATTACTTGGCGCTCTTGCGAATCTTCATCAGTATTATGACTTGAAGTACTACGAGTAAGTTTTTGTGCTCTATTTTTGGCACGAGTTAAAACTGATTTACTAGGTGTAAACTCGTCATCATCTTCTGGATCTGGTGCATAAGATTCCTGAACTCATTTGTATATTAATAAACATTTGGCATACCAATCGAATCTTTTATTCGTAGATACATACCTCCTCTTCTTCGACCTCTGGCGGTTCCACATCAGATTCGTAACCCTCTTTTATTTGTTCAGCAACTTCTATGTAATCCAATTCAGCAAAATATTCATCACCAGCATCTAAACCACCCTagtaaatgtaataaaaaataattgtgTGCATATTTGAGATAAACTTTGTTTCAACAACTAAATCTTACTTCATTTGCTTTCGCTTCTGTTAACAAATGACCAGCATAAATACAAACAAAGCTGCCTCTCGGTACATCGTTAATGCAACGAAGACCCCAACCGCGATTCGATGTTTTAAATACTTGCAATTTCATAGCTAAGGGTTGCTGTGCTACGCGATTTAGACAATTTGATTTACATTTacatctaaaaaaatatataaaagtggCATATTGGAggtattaagaaaaaaaatt from Eurosta solidaginis isolate ZX-2024a chromosome 3, ASM4086904v1, whole genome shotgun sequence includes these protein-coding regions:
- the LOC137245140 gene encoding E3 SUMO-protein ligase NSE2-like, with protein sequence MSDLLRAELENAQLCLLETYELAASYGDNEDKDMDKFLNLMERLCQIRDDGLRNENALAVAMEERSVADFVAMFQRELAKGNSKKCQPKKTREYKAFHDRLNEIANSGETSTSGGGGNGGRTSTDGIEMEIHVNLDDPLTKRRMVDPVKNTLCGHVYEKSSIRDAIQINPRLRCPVAGCGNNQYISEAHLKPDNALKLHLQRIADAQENE